One Thermoplasmata archaeon DNA segment encodes these proteins:
- a CDS encoding acyl-CoA dehydrogenase family protein, producing MSDSPYRHLSHAYGRNHFTLDLPFQAVLRFHLGTVPDLARLGEFTGKDLYEVADYVDKFGHPEHIMWSVDGERVDRAWMAPSEMRALEWLLKEGAVNRGPYRRGDWFEHFASLYLIADPGIGCILTVTNQTAYAIHKYGDASARALLPSLIGEEDPIRYGATWFTEIQGGSDLGANRVRADLHEGRWTIDGDTKYFASNAGLAHLALVTARVGPDDRGAKGLGLFLVPEHDRDGKRNFLVRRLKKKSGTVGVPTGEVEFHGAQAMLLGDVEQGIYYTLENLMVSRLANSMAALGIARKAYLEAYYYTQTRTAFGRRLIDHPLIRRDLLDLEVAIEGALVLAFLAVEGFQTSWTDTPPYGPRYHYARLLTHITKNVTADMSAYVTKVAMELHGGLGFLREFPIERWHREALITPIWEGPSNIQALDLLEVIAKKRADRTLLQEIERIGAEIRTGPATFALARARIEEALNTLASYSEAEAQFFGKDVLNDLGHAIAVVELLRVSNSLPSPRMGRVAALYARRYLEGKRYDLPTPEEVDEVIGIDRAPAVGTDA from the coding sequence GTGTCGGACTCTCCCTATCGCCATCTCTCTCACGCCTACGGCCGAAACCACTTCACCCTGGACCTCCCGTTCCAAGCCGTCCTGCGGTTTCACTTGGGTACGGTTCCCGATCTGGCGCGACTAGGGGAATTCACCGGCAAGGATCTGTACGAGGTCGCGGATTACGTCGACAAGTTCGGGCACCCCGAACACATCATGTGGAGCGTGGACGGGGAACGCGTCGACCGCGCCTGGATGGCGCCCTCCGAAATGCGCGCGCTCGAGTGGCTCCTCAAGGAAGGGGCCGTGAACCGGGGACCGTACCGCCGCGGGGATTGGTTCGAGCATTTCGCGTCCCTCTATCTCATCGCCGATCCCGGGATCGGTTGCATCCTCACGGTCACCAATCAAACGGCGTATGCGATTCATAAGTACGGAGATGCCTCGGCCCGGGCGCTCCTCCCGAGCCTCATCGGCGAGGAGGACCCGATCCGGTATGGCGCCACGTGGTTCACCGAGATCCAGGGAGGCAGCGATCTCGGTGCCAACCGAGTGCGGGCCGACCTGCACGAGGGACGATGGACGATCGATGGGGATACGAAGTACTTCGCCAGCAATGCGGGGCTGGCCCACCTGGCGCTCGTGACCGCGCGGGTCGGGCCGGACGACCGAGGAGCGAAGGGTCTCGGGCTCTTCTTGGTCCCGGAGCACGACCGCGATGGGAAGCGCAACTTCCTGGTCCGCCGCCTGAAGAAGAAGAGCGGCACCGTCGGGGTACCGACGGGCGAGGTCGAGTTCCATGGCGCGCAAGCCATGCTGCTCGGAGACGTTGAGCAGGGGATCTACTACACGCTGGAGAACCTGATGGTCTCTCGGCTCGCGAACTCGATGGCCGCGCTCGGTATCGCTCGGAAGGCGTACCTCGAGGCGTACTACTATACCCAGACTCGAACCGCCTTCGGGCGTCGTCTGATCGATCACCCGCTCATCCGACGCGATCTCTTGGACCTCGAGGTCGCCATCGAGGGCGCCCTGGTCCTAGCGTTCCTGGCGGTCGAGGGGTTTCAGACATCCTGGACGGACACTCCCCCCTACGGACCGAGGTATCACTACGCCCGGCTCCTTACGCACATCACGAAGAACGTGACCGCGGACATGTCCGCCTACGTCACGAAGGTCGCCATGGAGCTCCATGGCGGCCTCGGCTTCCTGCGGGAGTTCCCGATCGAGCGCTGGCACCGAGAGGCGTTGATCACCCCGATCTGGGAGGGCCCCAGCAACATCCAAGCGCTCGACCTGTTGGAAGTGATCGCGAAGAAGCGTGCGGACCGGACTCTGCTCCAGGAGATCGAGCGGATCGGAGCGGAGATCCGCACGGGTCCCGCGACGTTCGCACTCGCACGTGCGCGGATCGAGGAGGCCCTGAACACCCTCGCCTCCTATTCGGAGGCGGAAGCGCAGTTCTTCGGGAAGGACGTCTTGAACGACCTCGGTCACGCGATCGCCGTGGTCGAGCTGCTTCGGGTATCGAACTCGCTCCCCTCGCCGCGCATGGGTCGCGTCGCCGCGCTGTATGCCCGAAGGTATCTCGAAGGAAAGCGCTACGATCTCCCCACGCCCGAGGAGGTCGACGAGGTAATCGGCATCGACCGAGCTCCGGCGGTGGGCACCGACGCCTAG
- a CDS encoding FAD-dependent oxidoreductase translates to MKVAVVGGGIVGLFAAFHLERAGAEVTLYEEGKPGARSDHAAGIIEPANAYRTNTFAFLRRVWRFWRGGTCTFRSVDGRWLSASLRELERDLIPGADEVLREMARTSVAGYEELATQNNDFAYTLKGLLERYDHRTHFLEDRAVATSKGSIVPVEVREGEGWAGSLFYPSVGWVHTERFVQRMLRELTQTQIVRQRVDHVGLDGTLRMGGTTANFDSVVVSTGVTSRKLGLPLTGVKGYGWHVQSPMKVEVATIFVDRGIAVVPFENELKVTGGWDFDLSARLSHAPSILAAVKELLPVDRVLSFGDGSRPCTPDGLPIVGRKGRLIIANGGFRLGWSFAPALGKRAALLCTNQTQNDPFLSRYCGSLHAGPV, encoded by the coding sequence ATGAAGGTAGCCGTCGTCGGCGGGGGGATCGTCGGGCTCTTCGCCGCATTTCATCTCGAGCGGGCAGGCGCGGAGGTCACCCTCTACGAGGAGGGGAAGCCGGGCGCTCGCTCCGATCATGCGGCCGGGATCATCGAGCCGGCCAACGCCTACCGGACGAACACCTTCGCGTTCCTTCGTCGGGTCTGGAGATTCTGGCGTGGCGGAACCTGTACGTTTCGGAGCGTCGACGGGAGATGGCTGTCCGCGAGCCTTCGCGAGCTGGAGAGAGATCTCATCCCCGGAGCCGACGAGGTCCTCCGCGAGATGGCGCGGACGTCCGTCGCTGGGTACGAGGAGCTGGCTACCCAGAACAACGATTTCGCGTACACCCTCAAGGGCCTGCTCGAACGGTACGACCACCGGACCCATTTCCTGGAGGATCGAGCGGTCGCGACGTCGAAGGGCTCGATCGTTCCCGTGGAGGTGCGGGAGGGGGAGGGTTGGGCCGGGAGCCTGTTCTACCCGTCCGTCGGATGGGTGCACACCGAACGGTTCGTCCAGAGAATGCTCCGCGAACTGACCCAGACCCAGATCGTGCGCCAGCGCGTGGATCATGTGGGACTGGACGGGACCCTCCGAATGGGAGGGACAACGGCGAACTTCGACTCGGTCGTGGTCAGTACCGGCGTGACCTCACGCAAGCTCGGTCTCCCTCTCACGGGTGTGAAGGGGTACGGCTGGCACGTTCAGAGCCCGATGAAGGTGGAGGTCGCCACCATCTTCGTGGACCGGGGAATCGCCGTGGTCCCGTTCGAGAACGAGCTGAAGGTAACGGGCGGCTGGGACTTCGACCTCTCCGCACGCCTTTCCCACGCGCCGAGCATCCTCGCCGCGGTGAAGGAACTCCTACCCGTCGATCGGGTCCTCAGTTTCGGTGACGGATCCCGCCCGTGCACTCCGGACGGCCTACCGATCGTCGGAAGGAAGGGCCGGTTGATCATCGCGAACGGCGGGTTCCGGCTCGGATGGAGCTTCGCTCCGGCCCTGGGAAAGCGCGCGGCGCTCCTGTGCACGAACCAGACCCAGAACGATCCATTTCTCTCGAGGTATTGCGGGTCATTGCACGCCGGGCCCGTCTGA
- a CDS encoding methyltransferase domain-containing protein translates to MPPQKRSRDRPAEVDARHPAHRPKSHHHADHRKMHEEVWTRERASAVLESPDRLQSEDARNLWSRVGLRPGMTVVDVGAGSGFYTFPASECVGPTGRVYAVDVSHELIDLIRERATERHRSNIEALISRPDQVPLPDDLADRVLLANVLHGVPPATVAEAVRILRPGGRLVDVDWKKESTPGGPPVEHRLAATEARRILEGYGLETNAEWDLGPYHYALMLEKKRRA, encoded by the coding sequence ATGCCTCCGCAGAAACGTAGCCGCGATCGCCCGGCCGAGGTGGACGCCCGGCACCCCGCGCATCGTCCGAAGTCTCACCATCATGCGGATCATCGGAAGATGCACGAGGAGGTCTGGACCCGGGAACGTGCGAGTGCCGTTCTGGAGAGTCCCGATCGCCTCCAGTCGGAGGATGCACGGAACCTGTGGAGCCGGGTCGGTCTCCGACCCGGCATGACGGTCGTCGACGTGGGCGCCGGCTCGGGATTCTACACTTTTCCGGCGAGCGAATGCGTCGGGCCGACCGGTCGGGTCTACGCGGTCGATGTCTCCCACGAGCTGATTGACCTGATCCGGGAGCGAGCGACCGAACGACACCGATCCAACATCGAAGCTCTGATCTCTCGGCCGGATCAAGTGCCCCTTCCCGACGATCTCGCGGATCGCGTCCTCCTGGCCAACGTCCTCCACGGCGTGCCACCGGCGACCGTCGCGGAAGCCGTGCGGATCCTTCGCCCGGGGGGTCGCCTCGTGGACGTGGACTGGAAGAAGGAATCGACCCCGGGAGGTCCGCCGGTGGAACATCGGCTCGCCGCAACGGAAGCCCGACGCATACTGGAGGGATATGGCCTGGAGACCAACGCAGAGTGGGATCTAGGTCCGTACCACTACGCCCTCATGCTCGAGAAGAAGCGTCGCGCGTAG
- a CDS encoding DUF302 domain-containing protein, whose protein sequence is MESSTYERFSTEGVEDAVVRLGTELKRRGFGILSTVRIHDILLEKTEAVIEPIVLLDVCSPRHALAALGVSREVAILLPCKLEVSSEQGRTRITLQRPTILIGAFLPQPKLERMGAEIEQSLKEAVDASAET, encoded by the coding sequence ATGGAGAGTTCGACGTACGAACGATTCTCCACGGAAGGAGTAGAGGATGCCGTCGTCCGTCTCGGGACCGAGCTGAAGCGACGCGGGTTCGGCATCCTCTCCACCGTCCGCATCCACGACATCCTCCTGGAGAAGACCGAGGCCGTGATCGAGCCCATCGTTCTGCTCGACGTCTGTTCCCCGAGGCATGCCCTCGCCGCGCTGGGCGTGAGCCGGGAAGTGGCGATCCTCCTCCCGTGCAAACTGGAGGTCTCCTCGGAGCAGGGCCGAACGCGGATCACCCTTCAACGACCGACGATCCTGATCGGTGCGTTCCTGCCGCAGCCCAAGCTGGAGCGCATGGGAGCGGAGATCGAGCAGAGCCTGAAGGAAGCCGTGGATGCCTCCGCAGAAACGTAG
- a CDS encoding OsmC family protein yields MVSMEAHGVWEGGFRTRLDDGRGHMVTVDLPPDEDGTDAGTSSLELMVLSLAGCITTIFGLVAQRRKLRFVDMRVALGAERPKGAPTIQRVAGTLEVRTEASSEEVETALRVTLRICPVGVLFEQAHVPVQVVARVLAPSLGSAVREAAPSPADLVTSEPITSQPALRPGAHPRG; encoded by the coding sequence ATGGTAAGCATGGAAGCGCACGGAGTCTGGGAGGGCGGCTTCAGGACCCGGCTGGACGACGGACGGGGTCACATGGTGACCGTCGACCTACCGCCCGATGAAGATGGGACGGATGCCGGCACCTCATCACTCGAGTTGATGGTGCTCTCCCTCGCCGGATGCATCACAACGATTTTCGGGCTCGTAGCCCAGAGGCGAAAGTTACGCTTCGTCGACATGCGAGTCGCGTTGGGGGCCGAGCGACCGAAGGGAGCTCCGACCATCCAGCGGGTCGCAGGCACCCTCGAAGTTCGGACCGAAGCGTCGAGCGAGGAGGTGGAGACAGCACTGCGGGTGACGCTCCGTATCTGCCCTGTAGGTGTCCTCTTCGAGCAAGCGCACGTTCCCGTCCAAGTGGTCGCTCGGGTGCTCGCACCTTCGCTCGGGAGCGCCGTTCGCGAGGCGGCGCCTTCGCCGGCGGACCTCGTTACGAGCGAACCGATAACCTCTCAGCCGGCCCTTCGCCCGGGAGCTCATCCGCGCGGGTGA
- a CDS encoding isoprenylcysteine carboxylmethyltransferase family protein: protein MFGLEVAQGLAFTALLILAATVALARPSLSQHRPRESVATEGGVPQWTEIVWLAAVSILLLYTLLVLLVPHPTYLGPWTFGFPGDEIVQAVGFVVWVGGALLAGWALRTLGRYTTVKIQITETQPIVRSGPYRWIRHPMYSAILFLSIGTTLLFLSPVVAIDAIVLFALAEYRATVEERMFTRSPRLGAEYERLMAETGRFLPGRPRGEPRTPDTPVRKDR from the coding sequence ATGTTCGGTCTCGAAGTAGCTCAGGGCCTCGCCTTCACGGCCCTCCTCATCCTCGCGGCGACCGTCGCGCTCGCTCGCCCCAGCCTGTCCCAGCACCGGCCGAGGGAATCGGTAGCGACCGAGGGAGGCGTCCCCCAGTGGACCGAAATCGTATGGCTCGCGGCAGTTTCGATCCTACTGCTCTACACCCTCCTGGTCCTGCTGGTCCCCCACCCTACCTACCTCGGCCCATGGACGTTCGGGTTCCCCGGGGATGAGATCGTTCAGGCCGTCGGGTTCGTGGTGTGGGTCGGAGGTGCGCTGCTGGCCGGCTGGGCACTACGCACCCTTGGTCGGTACACGACCGTGAAGATCCAGATCACCGAGACCCAGCCGATCGTCCGGAGCGGTCCGTACCGTTGGATTCGACACCCGATGTATTCGGCAATCCTCTTCCTATCGATCGGAACCACGCTCCTCTTTCTCAGCCCGGTCGTTGCGATCGATGCGATCGTGCTCTTCGCGCTCGCGGAGTACCGCGCGACCGTGGAAGAGCGGATGTTCACCCGCTCCCCGCGTCTGGGGGCCGAATACGAGCGGCTCATGGCCGAGACCGGCCGCTTCCTCCCTGGGCGACCTCGCGGAGAACCGCGAACCCCCGACACCCCAGTACGGAAGGATCGTTGA
- a CDS encoding helix-turn-helix domain-containing protein: MQLVHILIQHPCLLSAPVTASVRGLRVTHLCHRGKETTLEAHSPDPADLAPLLETYRNAGGTELFREGDGSAALVRFAACACCRSGRVIPTIEAAGNLYLPPSIYSAEGETYQFLVPEGGLDNAVLATLPADVRVIRIGTRALTSLGFEDTFLVPVGNLLSNLTPRQRQAIVLAFARGYYRIPHAVTTGELAQALDVSREAFDALLRKAENKLMTALFPYLAAQSTSAEGPISSDRSGGTTDS; encoded by the coding sequence GTGCAGCTCGTACATATCCTGATCCAACACCCCTGCCTCCTGTCCGCGCCGGTGACGGCCTCTGTGCGAGGGCTGCGGGTGACCCACCTCTGCCACCGTGGGAAAGAGACGACTCTCGAGGCCCATTCACCGGATCCGGCGGATCTCGCTCCGCTCCTCGAAACGTACCGGAACGCAGGGGGCACCGAGCTCTTCCGCGAGGGAGATGGGTCGGCCGCGCTCGTGCGATTCGCTGCGTGCGCGTGCTGTCGCAGCGGCCGGGTGATTCCCACGATCGAGGCCGCGGGCAACCTCTACCTTCCGCCCTCGATCTACTCGGCGGAGGGTGAGACGTATCAGTTCCTGGTCCCGGAGGGCGGCCTCGATAATGCGGTCCTCGCGACGCTCCCAGCGGACGTCCGCGTGATCCGGATCGGGACCCGAGCGTTGACTTCGCTGGGGTTCGAGGACACCTTCCTCGTTCCGGTCGGCAATCTGCTCTCCAACCTCACACCGCGGCAGCGCCAGGCGATCGTGCTCGCGTTCGCCCGAGGGTACTACCGGATCCCTCACGCCGTTACAACCGGAGAGCTCGCCCAGGCGCTGGATGTTTCGCGGGAGGCGTTCGACGCGCTGCTCCGAAAGGCCGAGAACAAGCTGATGACCGCGCTCTTCCCCTATCTGGCGGCCCAGTCGACCTCCGCGGAGGGCCCGATCTCTTCCGACCGTTCAGGGGGAACCACCGATTCATGA
- a CDS encoding CDGSH iron-sulfur domain-containing protein, which produces MTKVEIQAVENGPNLVLVDGKVVTALCRCGHSSKKPNCDGAHRTAGFKAVATNLPVISS; this is translated from the coding sequence ATGACGAAGGTTGAGATCCAAGCTGTAGAGAATGGGCCGAACCTGGTGCTGGTCGATGGGAAGGTCGTGACGGCTCTGTGCCGGTGCGGGCACTCCTCGAAGAAGCCGAACTGCGACGGTGCCCACCGCACCGCGGGCTTCAAGGCGGTTGCCACCAACCTCCCCGTGATCTCCTCGTAG
- a CDS encoding transposase yields the protein MALPQLARKLGFRRVPAAPTVAALVVRVPILYLERLVGTLAHQLCRPRENLAADGTGLSTRRYERWITARLGYGLRHVFVKLHALVATRAQFPFFLAAHVTDARTNDVTELPRLLEQLPRTVSIGNVALDKGYLSRRNAQAVADRGGRPVMDLKRNIGRIDAGGAPAWSQMLSDQRNHRREFQCRYRRRAVIEGTFGAFKERFGGWVRSRRPDTQRAEILLRAVVWDAVALGYHHS from the coding sequence GTGGCTCTCCCTCAACTCGCTCGCAAGCTCGGCTTTCGGCGAGTCCCCGCCGCTCCCACGGTTGCCGCTCTCGTGGTCCGAGTCCCGATCCTCTACCTCGAACGACTGGTGGGAACCCTGGCGCACCAGCTCTGCCGACCGCGTGAGAACCTCGCCGCCGATGGAACAGGACTCTCGACCCGCCGATACGAGCGGTGGATCACCGCCCGTCTCGGCTATGGACTTCGCCACGTCTTCGTGAAGCTCCACGCGCTCGTGGCAACCCGGGCCCAGTTTCCCTTCTTCCTCGCCGCCCACGTCACCGACGCCCGCACGAACGACGTCACGGAACTGCCCCGACTTCTCGAGCAGCTCCCGAGAACGGTCTCCATCGGCAACGTGGCGCTCGACAAAGGGTATCTCTCGCGACGGAACGCCCAAGCGGTGGCCGACCGGGGCGGTCGGCCCGTGATGGATCTAAAGCGGAACATCGGGCGCATCGATGCCGGGGGAGCCCCGGCGTGGAGCCAGATGTTGTCGGACCAGCGGAACCACCGACGGGAGTTCCAGTGTCGGTATCGGCGACGGGCGGTGATCGAGGGAACGTTCGGAGCGTTCAAGGAGCGGTTCGGCGGGTGGGTCCGTTCCCGTCGGCCGGACACCCAACGAGCTGAGATTCTTCTGCGAGCCGTAGTCTGGGACGCCGTGGCGCTAGGCTACCACCACTCGTGA
- a CDS encoding NAD-dependent epimerase/dehydratase family protein, producing the protein MRYVVLGAGGSIGNAVARSAAVRGHTVRAVARHPELIPDLPAGVERYRADVLDAAATTAACTGADVIIHAVNVPYPGWAEIVPRVAANARSAAEVTGAILGFPGNVYPYGVPQTNPVLESHPFAATTVKGQLRAEIERDYMTAHAAGKIRLVLPRYPDFYGPNVLNPLFAPIFDGAISGKGCRWPIDADLPHEFIFIDDAAAAMIRLIETPAAHGIPVHVPGPGTIPAREFVRMAYAEGGHPEKLSTFGRGAWRVAGTFNAEIRGAYEMAYLFETPVVLGGSRYDSLVGESRPTTPYPEGIRRTVAWFRSPSRGSGATTRH; encoded by the coding sequence ATGCGCTACGTGGTGCTGGGGGCGGGCGGGAGCATCGGTAACGCCGTCGCCCGATCCGCGGCCGTGCGCGGTCACACGGTCCGAGCCGTGGCCCGTCACCCAGAGCTCATTCCGGATCTCCCCGCGGGGGTGGAACGATACCGTGCCGATGTGCTCGATGCCGCCGCGACGACCGCCGCGTGCACGGGCGCGGACGTGATCATCCACGCGGTGAACGTACCGTACCCCGGCTGGGCCGAGATCGTCCCTCGGGTCGCGGCCAACGCACGGAGCGCCGCGGAGGTCACCGGGGCGATCCTGGGCTTCCCCGGAAATGTGTATCCGTACGGGGTGCCCCAGACGAACCCCGTTCTGGAGAGCCATCCGTTCGCGGCCACGACCGTCAAGGGACAACTGCGGGCCGAGATCGAGCGCGACTACATGACCGCTCACGCGGCGGGGAAGATCCGGCTGGTGCTCCCTCGGTATCCGGATTTCTACGGTCCGAACGTCCTGAACCCTTTGTTCGCCCCGATATTCGACGGGGCGATATCGGGAAAGGGCTGCCGCTGGCCGATCGATGCGGACCTTCCGCACGAATTCATCTTCATCGATGACGCCGCGGCGGCCATGATCCGCCTCATCGAGACGCCCGCGGCCCACGGGATCCCCGTGCACGTTCCCGGGCCCGGAACCATCCCCGCTCGGGAGTTCGTCCGAATGGCGTACGCGGAAGGCGGGCACCCTGAGAAGCTCAGCACCTTCGGGCGAGGGGCGTGGCGCGTGGCCGGCACGTTCAACGCCGAGATTCGCGGAGCGTACGAGATGGCGTATCTGTTCGAGACCCCCGTGGTGCTGGGGGGCTCGCGCTACGACTCTCTCGTAGGAGAGTCTCGCCCGACCACCCCCTATCCCGAAGGTATCCGCCGCACGGTCGCGTGGTTCCGTTCACCGTCGCGCGGGTCCGGAGCGACCACCCGACACTGA